One Choristoneura fumiferana chromosome 25, NRCan_CFum_1, whole genome shotgun sequence genomic region harbors:
- the FipoQ gene encoding F-box/LRR-repeat protein FipoQ isoform X1 has product MDLGTDIWGQLALEASQVYLTEDGKVRSPFANTTIEKLPDKVLLNIFTYLSHREICRMAMVSKRWRLVAYDTKLWTHVSLRPEISGLHVGSLESLLALISIRFGPSLRYIELPIELITHTVLHELAAKCPNLTHMLLDFSTAMQLHDFSEMQTFPTKLRYLCICLSEVIFMEGFMRKIYNFINGLEILHLIGTYEKVEEEEEEIYEVINVHKLKSATPNLRVINLYGINFVDDSHIDAFSSNCIQLECLAVNFCNKVTGSTMKTLFQRSRRLTCLLMNGCSLQSEHVMAVEWEKSSIQELDVTATDLSTECLIDMLTRIPNLRFLSAGQINGFNDSVLKAWIEAGTARNLVALDVDSSDNLTDEMLHRFLQRHGSQLWGLVLSGMPHITDQLWQSVLQLLVNAKILIMGTQERLGINIHVDQLMDGIANNCPNLERLELRWDPENLRFSDKSQKAIDILRVKCLKLKCLVLSDGRYYEIVKANFERADRTTVVRTSTNCRVSNYYLLSNYKELVFN; this is encoded by the exons aTGGATCTGGGAACTGATATATGGGGCCAACTGGCTCTAGAAGCTAGCCAAGTCTATCTCACTGAAGATGGAAAAGTCCGGAGTCCATTTGCAAACACG ACCATTGAAAAATTACCAGACAAAGTATTGTTGAATATATTCACATATTTATCTCATCGAGAAATATGCAGAATGGCTATGGTCTCCAAGAGGTGGCGGTTAGTCGCCTACGACACCAAGCTTTGGACACACGTCAGTTTACGTCCAGAAATATCTGGGCTTCACGTCG gaTCTTTGGAATCGCTTTTGGCTTTGATATCAATAAGATTCGGCCCTTCCCTGCGTTACATCGAGCTTCCGATCGAGTTGATCACTCACACTGTCCTACACGAGTTAGCAGCCAAATGTCCTAACTTAACGCACATGCTACTCGATTTTAGTACTG CCATGCAATTGCACGATTTCTCGGAAATGCAAACTTTCCCCACGAAGCTACGGTACCTGTGCATCTGTCTCTCAGAGGTCATCTTCATGGAGGGTTTTATGCGGAAGATCTATAACTTTATCAATGGTCTGGAAATATTGCACCTCATTG GAACTTACGAGAAGGTGGAAGAGGAAGAAGAAGAGATATACGAAGTGATAAACGTGCACAAGCTCAAATCGGCCACGCCCAACCTGCGGGTCATTAACCTTTACGGGATCAACTTCGTAGACGACTCCCACATCGATGCGTTCAGCTCCAACTGTATACAG CTGGAGTGCCTGGCGGTGAACTTCTGCAACAAAGTGACGGGGTCCACCATGAAGACGCTGTTCCAGCGCTCGCGCCGCCTCACCTGTCTGCTCATGAATGGATGCA GTCTCCAATCCGAGCACGTAATGGCCGTGGAGTGGGAGAAGTCCTCGATCCAGGAGCTGGATGTGACGGCGACAGACCTGTCCACGGAGTGCCTCATAGACATGCTCACGCGCATACCAAACCTGCGCTTCCTGAGCGCAGGACAGATCAACGGGTTCAATGACTCCGTGTTGAAGGCGTGGATAGAGGCCGGTACTGCCAG GAACTTAGTCGCCCTGGACGTGGACTCATCAGATAACCTGACAGACGAGATGCTCCACCGTTTCCTGCAGCGGCACGGCAGCCAGCTGTGGGGGCTCGTGCTTAGCGGCATGCCGCACATCACCGACCAGCTCTGGCAGAGCGTGTTACAACTCCTCGTCAATGCCAA AATCCTCATAATGGGAACGCAAGAGAGACTCGGCATCAATATTCACGTGGATCAG CTGATGGACGGCATCGCCAACAACTGCCCGAACTTGGAGCGTCTGGAATTGCGCTGGGACCCTGAGAACCTTCGCTTCAGCGACAAGAGCCAGAAGGCTATCGACATATTGCGAGTCAAGTGCCTCAAGCTTAAGTGTTTAGTGCTGAG CGACGGGCGTTACTACGAGATCGTGAAGGCGAACTTCGAGCGAGCGGACCGCACGACCGTCGTCCGCACCTCCACCAACTGTCGCGTCTCCAACTACTATTTGCTGTCAAACTACAAAGAACTGGTCTTCAACTAA
- the FipoQ gene encoding F-box/LRR-repeat protein FipoQ isoform X2 has product MDSWGILNVDSAAIAISRDDTGSSFRRKQAMTIEKLPDKVLLNIFTYLSHREICRMAMVSKRWRLVAYDTKLWTHVSLRPEISGLHVGSLESLLALISIRFGPSLRYIELPIELITHTVLHELAAKCPNLTHMLLDFSTAMQLHDFSEMQTFPTKLRYLCICLSEVIFMEGFMRKIYNFINGLEILHLIGTYEKVEEEEEEIYEVINVHKLKSATPNLRVINLYGINFVDDSHIDAFSSNCIQLECLAVNFCNKVTGSTMKTLFQRSRRLTCLLMNGCSLQSEHVMAVEWEKSSIQELDVTATDLSTECLIDMLTRIPNLRFLSAGQINGFNDSVLKAWIEAGTARNLVALDVDSSDNLTDEMLHRFLQRHGSQLWGLVLSGMPHITDQLWQSVLQLLVNAKILIMGTQERLGINIHVDQLMDGIANNCPNLERLELRWDPENLRFSDKSQKAIDILRVKCLKLKCLVLSDGRYYEIVKANFERADRTTVVRTSTNCRVSNYYLLSNYKELVFN; this is encoded by the exons ATGGATTCGTGGGGGATTTTGAACGTGGACAGTGCTGCAATCGCTATTTCCAGAGATGACACGGGCTCGAGCTTTCGTAGGAAACAGGCTATG ACCATTGAAAAATTACCAGACAAAGTATTGTTGAATATATTCACATATTTATCTCATCGAGAAATATGCAGAATGGCTATGGTCTCCAAGAGGTGGCGGTTAGTCGCCTACGACACCAAGCTTTGGACACACGTCAGTTTACGTCCAGAAATATCTGGGCTTCACGTCG gaTCTTTGGAATCGCTTTTGGCTTTGATATCAATAAGATTCGGCCCTTCCCTGCGTTACATCGAGCTTCCGATCGAGTTGATCACTCACACTGTCCTACACGAGTTAGCAGCCAAATGTCCTAACTTAACGCACATGCTACTCGATTTTAGTACTG CCATGCAATTGCACGATTTCTCGGAAATGCAAACTTTCCCCACGAAGCTACGGTACCTGTGCATCTGTCTCTCAGAGGTCATCTTCATGGAGGGTTTTATGCGGAAGATCTATAACTTTATCAATGGTCTGGAAATATTGCACCTCATTG GAACTTACGAGAAGGTGGAAGAGGAAGAAGAAGAGATATACGAAGTGATAAACGTGCACAAGCTCAAATCGGCCACGCCCAACCTGCGGGTCATTAACCTTTACGGGATCAACTTCGTAGACGACTCCCACATCGATGCGTTCAGCTCCAACTGTATACAG CTGGAGTGCCTGGCGGTGAACTTCTGCAACAAAGTGACGGGGTCCACCATGAAGACGCTGTTCCAGCGCTCGCGCCGCCTCACCTGTCTGCTCATGAATGGATGCA GTCTCCAATCCGAGCACGTAATGGCCGTGGAGTGGGAGAAGTCCTCGATCCAGGAGCTGGATGTGACGGCGACAGACCTGTCCACGGAGTGCCTCATAGACATGCTCACGCGCATACCAAACCTGCGCTTCCTGAGCGCAGGACAGATCAACGGGTTCAATGACTCCGTGTTGAAGGCGTGGATAGAGGCCGGTACTGCCAG GAACTTAGTCGCCCTGGACGTGGACTCATCAGATAACCTGACAGACGAGATGCTCCACCGTTTCCTGCAGCGGCACGGCAGCCAGCTGTGGGGGCTCGTGCTTAGCGGCATGCCGCACATCACCGACCAGCTCTGGCAGAGCGTGTTACAACTCCTCGTCAATGCCAA AATCCTCATAATGGGAACGCAAGAGAGACTCGGCATCAATATTCACGTGGATCAG CTGATGGACGGCATCGCCAACAACTGCCCGAACTTGGAGCGTCTGGAATTGCGCTGGGACCCTGAGAACCTTCGCTTCAGCGACAAGAGCCAGAAGGCTATCGACATATTGCGAGTCAAGTGCCTCAAGCTTAAGTGTTTAGTGCTGAG CGACGGGCGTTACTACGAGATCGTGAAGGCGAACTTCGAGCGAGCGGACCGCACGACCGTCGTCCGCACCTCCACCAACTGTCGCGTCTCCAACTACTATTTGCTGTCAAACTACAAAGAACTGGTCTTCAACTAA
- the Zip99C gene encoding zinc transporter Zip99C, translated as MESAGLIANYLPEYLVTFVDELDEHPWLFASLASLLVGLSGILPLLIIPIGETASFKDGSGAATLRILLSFAVGGLLGDVFLHLLPEAWQHDFASTKEGEHVSMKCGLWCLFGMLVFIIVEKLFATSEEEEEDSDKEPKLNGSIQQIEIEEIDKLLDVERRSRGKANGEMICGGNGTVTAKQLYDSCVFNNNGKGEGACCSTVATSNGSVRCNKGNRWMGRCLLREAREKVLATAKDKPDKKDVAGYLNLMANSIDNFTHGLAVGGSFLVGFRVGLLTTFAILVHEIPHEVGDFAILLKSGFSRWEAAKAQLATASAGLIGALTAVIFSGARNAIEAKTSWIVPFTAGGFLHIALVTVLPDLLREDDKWESLKHLGALLAGIAVMAFMTHYFG; from the exons ATGGAATCCGCAGGACTAATTGCAAACTATTTGCCTGAGTATTTAGTTACTTTTGTGGATGAACTAGATGAGCACCCGTGGTTGTTTGCATCCCTGGCTTCACTTCTCGTTGGATTGAGTGGGATTTTACCACTACTAATAATCCCGATCGGCGAAACAGCTTCATTCAAGGATGGTT ccGGTGCCGCGACGCTACGGATACTGCTCAGCTTCGCCGTGGGCGGGCTGTTAGGTGACGTCTTCTTGCATCTACTGCCCGAGGCGTGGCAGCATGACTTCGCAAGCACTAAAG AGGGCGAACACGTGTCTATGAAATGTGGCCTCTGGTGTCTCTTCGGCATGCTGGTCTTCATCATAGTGGAGAAGCTGTTCGCCACGTCcgaggaagaagaagaagacagtGACAAGGAGCCCAAGCTGAACGGCTCCATACAGCAGATAGAGATTGAAGAGATTGATAAGCTGTTGGATGTAGAGAGGCGGAGCAG ggGCAAAGCGAACGGGGAGATGATATGCGGGGGGAACGGGACAGTCACCGCCAAGCAGCTGTACGACTCTTGCGTGTTCAATAACAACGGCAAAG GTGAGGGAGCGTGCTGTAGTACCGTGGCGACCAGTAACGGCTCTGTTCGCTGCAACAAGGGCAACCGTTGGATGGGGCGCTGTCTGCTGCGGGAGGCGCGCGAGAAAGTGCTCGCCACTGCCAAAGATAAACCGGACAAGAAAGAC GTGGCGGGCTACCTGAACCTGATGGCGAATTCCATCGACAACTTCACGCACGGGCTGGCCGTGGGCGGGTCCTTCCTCGTGGGCTTCCGCGTCGGCCTGCTCACAACCTTCGCCATACTCG TCCACGAGATACCTCATGAGGTGGGCGACTTCGCGATCCTCCTGAAGAGCGGCTTCTCCCGCTGGGAGGCGGCCAAGGCTCAACTG gcGACTGCGTCGGCTGGTTTGATCGGTGCCCTGACTGCGGTCATATTCAGCGGGGCGCGAAATGCCATAG AGGCCAAAACGTCGTGGATAGTCCCTTTCACAGCGGGCGGGTTCCTACACATCGCGCTCGTGACCGTCCTGCCAGACTTGTTGCGGGAGGACGACAAGTGGGAGTCGCTCAAACACCTCGGCGCGCTGCTCGCCGGCATCGCCGTCATGGCCTTCATGACGCATTACTTCGGTTAG